One region of Terricaulis silvestris genomic DNA includes:
- a CDS encoding putative signal transducing protein — protein sequence MADLVIVARFSSRPEAVVAQSLLRSEGIETLMPDFNVLMAEFDPSMMEHGWRLMTHEDDATLAQEILRDAQLGPEPSA from the coding sequence ATGGCCGACCTTGTCATCGTCGCCCGGTTTTCTTCGCGGCCAGAAGCGGTGGTCGCGCAATCGCTGTTGCGCAGCGAGGGGATCGAAACGCTGATGCCGGATTTCAATGTGCTGATGGCGGAGTTCGACCCGTCGATGATGGAGCATGGCTGGCGGCTGATGACGCACGAAGACGACGCGACGCTGGCGCAAGAAATTCTGCGTGATGCGCAACTCGGGCCGGAGCCTAGTGCGTAG
- the pnp gene encoding polyribonucleotide nucleotidyltransferase: MFDTKSVSLDWAGRPLTLETGRVARQADGAVYATWGETALLATVVFAKEAKPGQDFFPLTVNYQEKYFASGRIPGGFFKREGRPTERETLLSRLIDRPIRPLFVDGFKNEVQVIITVLSWDNENESDLLALVAASAALTISGVPFMGPIAASRVGWIDGKPVLNPTIPDMATSQLDLVVAGTANAIMMVESEVKELSEEQMLQALALAHKGMQPVIDAIIELAEKAGKEPFAFDPPDHSALQAKIVALVGSDLGAAYKVTKKDERYAAVGALRDKAKAALVKSDANPDGADANVFKETFKAVESDVVRTRIVKEKGRIDGRAVDKVRPIESMVGFLPRTHGSALFTRGETQSIVVATLGTGEDEQFIDALSGTTKERFMLHYNFPPYSVGETGRMGGAGRREIGHGKLAWRALKAVLPTAEQFPYTVRLVSEITESNGSSSMATVCGSSLALMDAGVPISAPVAGVAMGLILEDYGFEVLTDILGDEDHLGDMDFKVAGTAKGITSLQMDIKVAGITQEIMQVALDRAHGARLHILGEMNKAMDAPRGEVGKNAPRIEQIKIPTDKIRDVIGTGGKVIREIVEKTGAKVNVEDDGTVKVASANAESIEAAIKWIKSLTSEPEVGQIYEGKVVKVMEFGAFVNFFGAKDGLVHVSQLARERVEKPGDVVKEGDTVKVKLLGFDDRGKVRLSMKVVDQATGADLSAEMGEEALDEGPRRERSDRGDRGPRRGGGGRDRPRRESSGD; encoded by the coding sequence ATGTTTGATACCAAATCCGTTTCCCTCGATTGGGCCGGGCGTCCGCTTACGCTCGAAACCGGCCGCGTCGCGCGTCAAGCCGACGGCGCCGTCTACGCCACCTGGGGTGAAACCGCGCTGCTCGCGACTGTCGTGTTCGCGAAGGAAGCAAAGCCGGGGCAGGATTTCTTCCCGCTCACCGTCAACTACCAAGAAAAGTATTTCGCTTCGGGCCGCATTCCCGGCGGCTTCTTCAAGCGTGAAGGCCGACCGACTGAGCGTGAAACGCTGCTGTCGCGCCTGATCGACCGCCCGATCCGCCCGCTATTCGTCGATGGCTTCAAGAACGAAGTGCAAGTCATCATCACGGTGCTGAGCTGGGACAACGAAAACGAGTCCGATCTGCTGGCGCTGGTCGCTGCCTCCGCGGCGCTGACGATTTCCGGCGTGCCGTTCATGGGCCCGATTGCGGCCTCGCGCGTCGGCTGGATCGACGGCAAGCCGGTGCTGAACCCGACCATTCCGGACATGGCGACCTCCCAGCTCGATCTGGTCGTCGCCGGCACCGCGAACGCGATCATGATGGTCGAGTCCGAAGTGAAGGAACTGAGCGAAGAGCAAATGCTCCAAGCGCTGGCTCTCGCGCACAAGGGCATGCAGCCGGTGATCGATGCGATCATCGAACTTGCTGAGAAGGCCGGCAAAGAACCGTTCGCGTTCGATCCGCCGGATCATTCAGCGCTGCAAGCCAAGATCGTCGCCCTGGTCGGATCAGATCTCGGCGCCGCTTACAAGGTGACCAAGAAGGATGAGCGTTACGCCGCTGTCGGCGCGCTACGTGACAAGGCCAAGGCCGCGCTGGTGAAGTCCGACGCGAACCCGGACGGCGCTGACGCCAACGTGTTCAAGGAAACCTTCAAGGCCGTCGAAAGCGACGTCGTCCGCACCCGTATCGTGAAGGAAAAAGGCCGCATCGATGGCCGCGCCGTCGACAAGGTGCGTCCGATCGAGTCGATGGTCGGCTTCCTGCCGCGCACGCACGGCTCGGCGCTGTTCACCCGCGGTGAAACGCAATCGATCGTCGTCGCCACGCTGGGCACCGGCGAAGATGAGCAATTCATCGACGCGCTTTCGGGCACGACCAAAGAACGCTTCATGCTCCACTACAACTTCCCTCCCTACAGCGTCGGCGAAACCGGCCGTATGGGTGGCGCCGGCCGCCGCGAAATCGGCCACGGCAAGTTGGCATGGCGCGCGTTGAAGGCGGTGCTGCCGACGGCGGAGCAATTCCCGTACACGGTGCGCCTCGTCTCTGAGATCACCGAGTCCAACGGATCGTCGTCGATGGCCACGGTCTGCGGTTCGTCGCTCGCGCTGATGGATGCGGGCGTACCGATTTCGGCGCCGGTCGCCGGCGTCGCGATGGGCCTCATCCTCGAAGACTACGGTTTCGAAGTCCTGACCGACATCCTGGGTGATGAAGATCACCTCGGCGACATGGACTTCAAAGTCGCCGGCACCGCGAAGGGCATCACTTCGCTGCAGATGGACATCAAGGTTGCGGGTATCACGCAAGAGATCATGCAAGTCGCGCTCGACCGTGCTCACGGCGCGCGCCTGCACATTCTCGGCGAGATGAACAAAGCCATGGACGCGCCGCGCGGCGAAGTCGGCAAGAACGCGCCGCGCATCGAGCAGATCAAAATCCCGACCGACAAGATCCGTGACGTGATCGGCACCGGCGGCAAGGTGATCCGCGAGATCGTGGAAAAGACCGGCGCGAAAGTGAACGTCGAAGACGACGGCACGGTGAAGGTGGCGTCCGCCAACGCCGAGTCGATCGAAGCGGCGATCAAATGGATCAAGTCGCTGACCAGTGAACCGGAAGTCGGCCAGATCTACGAAGGCAAGGTCGTGAAGGTGATGGAGTTCGGCGCGTTCGTGAACTTCTTCGGCGCCAAGGACGGCCTGGTTCACGTGTCTCAGCTGGCGCGCGAGCGCGTCGAGAAGCCGGGCGACGTCGTGAAGGAAGGCGACACCGTGAAGGTGAAGCTCTTGGGCTTCGACGATCGCGGCAAGGTTCGTCTCTCGATGAAGGTCGTCGATCAAGCCACCGGCGCCGATCTCTCGGCCGAGATGGGCGAAGAAGCGTTGGACGAAGGTCCGCGCCGTGAACGCAGCGATCGTGGCGACCGCGGCCCGCGCCGTGGCGGCGGCGGCCGCGACCGTCCGCGCCGTGAAAGCTCGGGCGACTAA
- a CDS encoding DUF4440 domain-containing protein — protein MRQFVFLLAAVALGACETMPEFLAQPSTGSAPTASSSSTTATSATPARYTAPPEQQLLELERQLSRTAQESGLGGALASVIDPSEGMVIRPGVIYSTPDEVSRGLASPAGAGPMYWQPDRVEVASSGDMGMTSGRYVQVMSGSEAVQGRYVVVWRRDSSGAWKALTETRVPDPTRQTPARRR, from the coding sequence ATGCGTCAATTCGTTTTCCTTCTCGCGGCAGTTGCGCTCGGCGCCTGCGAGACCATGCCGGAATTCCTGGCGCAGCCATCAACCGGCTCGGCGCCGACCGCGTCGTCGTCATCCACCACGGCAACATCGGCGACGCCCGCCCGTTACACGGCGCCACCCGAACAGCAGCTGCTTGAGCTTGAGCGCCAACTCTCCCGCACGGCGCAAGAGTCCGGGCTAGGCGGAGCCCTGGCGTCGGTGATCGATCCGAGCGAGGGCATGGTGATCCGGCCCGGCGTCATTTACTCGACCCCCGACGAAGTCTCTCGCGGCCTCGCCTCACCAGCCGGTGCTGGGCCGATGTACTGGCAGCCCGATCGGGTCGAAGTGGCGTCCTCCGGCGATATGGGCATGACCAGCGGCCGCTACGTCCAGGTCATGAGCGGCAGCGAAGCCGTGCAAGGCCGCTACGTCGTTGTTTGGCGGCGTGATTCTTCTGGAGCCTGGAAGGCACTCACGGAAACCCGCGTCCCCGACCCGACGCGTCAGACCCCCGCGCGCCGCCGCTAG
- a CDS encoding outer membrane beta-barrel protein yields MIKNLKRTLALAALMAGAGGAAHATEGWYGRADAGYSVGGDLDVDQATEAFDLENNWMGSVGLGYALHNSGFRFEGELAYRDNDLEENPPALTEGEVQATSLMFNAYYDFNRGGRYEPYVGIGVGAAQLEAQALFNGANDQFDEEDTVAAYQAMAGVAIGLSERLDLDIGYRYFVAPDAEFDGLQDSVVPTTYAADYTHQAVTVGLRYQFGAAAAPPPPPPPPAPPPAPPPPPQAVCPAADFVVYFEWDRSNLNQAALETIDAAVNRARQCNIGGIVVVGHTDTSGSTAYNAGLSERRAGVVREALVARGIATGSIRSEARGETDLARATRDGVREPLNRRTAVTISFR; encoded by the coding sequence ATGATCAAGAACCTAAAGCGCACGCTCGCGCTCGCCGCATTGATGGCGGGAGCAGGCGGCGCGGCGCACGCGACCGAAGGCTGGTATGGGCGCGCCGATGCCGGCTATTCCGTCGGCGGCGATCTCGATGTCGACCAAGCGACCGAGGCGTTCGATCTCGAAAACAACTGGATGGGAAGCGTGGGGCTAGGCTACGCGCTCCACAACAGCGGCTTCCGTTTTGAGGGTGAACTTGCGTACCGCGACAATGATCTCGAAGAAAACCCGCCGGCGCTGACCGAAGGCGAGGTGCAGGCGACGTCTCTGATGTTCAACGCCTACTACGATTTCAACCGCGGCGGCCGTTACGAGCCGTATGTCGGAATCGGCGTCGGCGCCGCGCAGCTTGAAGCGCAAGCGCTTTTCAACGGCGCCAACGATCAGTTCGACGAAGAGGACACTGTCGCCGCGTATCAGGCCATGGCGGGCGTCGCCATCGGCCTCAGCGAACGGCTCGATCTCGACATCGGTTATCGCTATTTCGTAGCGCCGGATGCCGAGTTCGACGGCCTGCAAGACAGCGTGGTGCCAACCACGTACGCCGCTGACTACACGCACCAAGCCGTGACTGTCGGACTGCGCTACCAGTTCGGCGCCGCGGCAGCTCCGCCGCCACCGCCGCCACCCCCGGCCCCGCCGCCAGCGCCACCGCCGCCGCCGCAAGCGGTCTGCCCGGCTGCGGACTTCGTGGTGTACTTCGAGTGGGATCGCTCGAACTTGAACCAAGCTGCTCTCGAAACCATTGACGCCGCAGTCAACCGCGCCCGTCAGTGCAACATCGGCGGCATCGTGGTTGTCGGCCACACCGATACGTCAGGCTCGACAGCGTACAATGCGGGCCTGTCGGAACGGCGTGCCGGCGTGGTGCGCGAGGCTCTCGTGGCGCGTGGCATCGCGACGGGTTCGATCCGTTCGGAAGCGCGCGGTGAAACCGACCTCGCCCGTGCGACGCGCGACGGCGTGCGTGAGCCGCTCAACCGCCGCACCGCGGTGACGATCAGCTTCCGCTAA
- a CDS encoding alkaline phosphatase family protein, protein MRGVLFALAALAALSSPALAQEPPKNVVLVTIDGLRWEELFRGADPDLVRDAETRARYVDVPDRAQALAPFLLGFAQTGALIGNRDAGSCALVSNDFWFSYPGYAEMLGGRPNPRVRYNAAIQNDDVTVLERLIRRPEFADQVRVFAEWNAVPAIVNTERSGIPVSLPPDYEAPHDPQVMTAAREVLADLPRVTWINLGGTDTNAHAGRYPDYLASASAADAFLSELWTSIETNPRTAGRTTLIVTTDHGRGASARNRWRGHGSGRWRGIVVPGLRHVGSDAVWIAARGPGIGGGSYGMENCATVSQVAATMLRSIDLDEERQSDMAPALDVFATAP, encoded by the coding sequence ATGCGCGGCGTGCTGTTTGCATTGGCGGCGCTTGCTGCGCTGAGTTCGCCCGCGTTAGCGCAAGAGCCGCCAAAGAATGTTGTCCTCGTCACCATCGACGGTTTGCGCTGGGAAGAGCTCTTCCGCGGCGCCGATCCCGATCTCGTGCGCGATGCAGAGACGCGTGCGCGTTATGTCGATGTGCCCGATCGCGCCCAAGCGCTTGCGCCGTTCCTTTTGGGCTTCGCGCAAACCGGCGCACTGATCGGCAATCGCGACGCGGGATCGTGCGCGCTCGTGAGCAATGACTTCTGGTTCTCGTATCCGGGTTACGCGGAGATGCTTGGCGGCCGGCCCAATCCGCGCGTGCGCTACAACGCGGCCATTCAGAACGACGACGTCACCGTGCTTGAGCGGTTGATCCGCAGGCCAGAGTTTGCTGACCAAGTGCGCGTGTTTGCGGAGTGGAACGCGGTGCCAGCGATCGTCAACACGGAACGCTCGGGCATTCCGGTGTCGCTGCCGCCCGATTACGAGGCGCCGCACGATCCGCAGGTGATGACAGCTGCGCGCGAGGTGCTCGCCGACCTGCCGCGCGTGACCTGGATCAATCTAGGCGGCACCGACACCAACGCACACGCTGGCCGGTATCCGGACTACCTAGCGTCAGCCTCCGCGGCGGACGCCTTTCTGAGCGAGCTTTGGACCTCGATTGAAACCAACCCGCGCACGGCAGGGCGGACCACGCTTATCGTCACGACCGATCACGGCCGAGGCGCCTCCGCGCGCAATCGTTGGCGGGGGCACGGCAGCGGACGCTGGCGGGGCATCGTTGTCCCAGGCCTGCGCCACGTCGGCTCCGACGCGGTGTGGATCGCGGCTCGCGGCCCCGGCATTGGCGGCGGTTCTTACGGGATGGAAAATTGCGCAACGGTCTCGCAGGTGGCGGCGACGATGCTGCGGAGTATCGATTTGGACGAGGAACGCCAGTCCGACATGGCGCCGGCGCTCGACGTTTTCGCGACAGCACCGTGA
- a CDS encoding 2-hydroxyacid dehydrogenase: MSKKLKVVVTRRLPDPVETRLRELFDAELNVEDKPFSADDLVAAVQRADVLVPTVTDRIDGRVLSRAGEQLRLIAQFGAGVDNIDVATAVQRGITVTNTPGVLTEDTADMTMALILAVPRRIVEGVKVIERDEFVGWSPTWMMGRRIWGKRLGIIGMGRIGQAVARRARAFGLQIHYHNRRKVSPHIEQELEATYWDSLDQMLSRMDIVSVNCPHTPATYHLLSARRLALLKPHAYVVNTARGEVIDEAALARMLEKGELAGAGLDVFEHEPAINPKLKKLTNVVLLPHMGSGTLEGRIDMGEKVIINIKTFADGHKPPDRVIPAML; this comes from the coding sequence ATGTCGAAGAAGCTTAAGGTCGTCGTCACGCGCCGCCTCCCCGATCCGGTGGAGACGCGGCTCCGCGAATTGTTCGACGCCGAGCTCAATGTCGAAGACAAACCATTCAGCGCCGATGATCTCGTCGCGGCGGTGCAGCGCGCCGACGTGCTGGTGCCGACAGTGACGGATCGTATCGACGGCCGCGTGCTGTCGCGGGCGGGCGAGCAGTTGCGCTTGATTGCGCAGTTCGGCGCCGGCGTGGACAATATTGATGTCGCCACCGCCGTGCAGCGCGGCATCACGGTGACGAACACGCCGGGCGTTCTCACCGAAGACACAGCCGACATGACGATGGCGCTCATCCTCGCGGTGCCGCGCCGGATCGTCGAAGGCGTGAAAGTGATCGAGCGCGACGAGTTCGTCGGCTGGTCGCCAACCTGGATGATGGGCCGTCGCATCTGGGGCAAGCGGCTTGGCATTATCGGCATGGGACGCATCGGCCAGGCCGTGGCGCGACGGGCGCGCGCGTTCGGCCTGCAGATCCACTATCACAACCGCCGCAAGGTTAGCCCGCACATCGAGCAGGAGCTTGAGGCGACGTATTGGGACAGCCTCGATCAGATGCTGTCGCGGATGGATATCGTCTCGGTGAACTGCCCGCACACGCCGGCGACATATCACCTGCTGAGCGCGCGGCGTTTGGCGCTGCTGAAGCCGCACGCTTATGTCGTCAACACCGCGCGGGGCGAAGTGATCGACGAAGCTGCGCTGGCGCGAATGCTGGAAAAGGGCGAATTGGCGGGCGCGGGGCTCGACGTGTTCGAGCATGAGCCGGCGATCAATCCGAAGCTGAAGAAGCTGACCAACGTCGTGCTGCTGCCGCACATGGGCTCAGGCACGCTCGAAGGCCGCATCGATATGGGCGAAAAGGTCATCATCAACATCAAGACCTTCGCCGATGGCCACAAACCGCCGGATCGCGTCATACCGGCGATGCTGTAA
- a CDS encoding SH3 domain-containing protein: protein MRRGIFAAFVAASALLTLNAAALDAPAVGTDSNLPVPRFVSLKSEGANGRHGPGLEHRVDWIYERAGLPLQVTAESGPWRRVVDPDGATVWMHAQNLDQRRTVYITEPATLRRTAHENASPVAYLSAGVIGALTGCDGDYRRVAVGGRVGWVEAGTLWGGDCAGLS, encoded by the coding sequence ATGCGCCGTGGGATTTTCGCTGCGTTCGTCGCGGCTTCCGCATTATTGACGCTAAATGCGGCAGCGTTGGACGCGCCGGCGGTCGGCACGGATTCCAACCTGCCCGTCCCGCGCTTCGTCAGCCTCAAGTCCGAAGGCGCCAACGGCCGCCACGGCCCGGGACTTGAGCATCGCGTCGACTGGATCTACGAGCGCGCCGGCCTGCCGCTGCAGGTGACCGCCGAGAGCGGCCCCTGGCGCCGCGTCGTCGATCCCGATGGCGCGACGGTGTGGATGCATGCCCAGAATCTCGATCAGCGCCGCACCGTCTACATCACCGAGCCCGCCACACTGCGCCGGACCGCGCACGAGAACGCCTCGCCCGTGGCTTATCTGTCCGCCGGCGTCATCGGCGCGCTGACGGGATGCGACGGCGATTATCGCCGCGTCGCTGTCGGCGGCCGTGTTGGTTGGGTCGAAGCTGGTACGCTCTGGGGAGGCGATTGCGCCGGGCTTTCGTAA
- the fabA gene encoding bifunctional 3-hydroxydecanoyl-ACP dehydratase/trans-2-decenoyl-ACP isomerase — MATGPSSLSYEDLISAGEGKMFGPGNAQLPLPPMLMFDRISSITNEGGDHGKGHVIAEYDITPDRWFFDCHFKGDPVMPGCLGLDAMWQLTGFFMCWSGSPGRGRALGVGAVEFRGQITPETKLVTYEIQPKRVIQRKLHMIVADGVTKADGVTIYTAKDLKVGLFSPEQLATQMK, encoded by the coding sequence ATGGCCACTGGGCCCTCCTCGCTGAGCTACGAAGACCTGATCTCTGCCGGCGAGGGCAAGATGTTCGGTCCAGGCAACGCGCAACTGCCGCTACCGCCGATGCTGATGTTCGATCGCATCTCCTCGATCACCAACGAAGGCGGCGACCACGGCAAGGGCCACGTGATCGCCGAGTACGACATCACGCCAGATCGCTGGTTCTTCGACTGCCACTTCAAGGGCGATCCGGTCATGCCGGGCTGCCTCGGCCTCGACGCCATGTGGCAGCTGACCGGCTTCTTCATGTGCTGGTCCGGCTCGCCCGGCCGCGGGCGCGCGCTGGGCGTCGGCGCAGTGGAATTCCGTGGCCAGATCACGCCCGAGACCAAGCTCGTCACTTACGAAATCCAGCCCAAGCGGGTCATTCAGCGCAAACTGCACATGATTGTCGCCGATGGCGTCACCAAAGCCGATGGCGTCACCATCTATACGGCCAAGGATCTCAAAGTCGGCCTGTTCAGCCCTGAACAGCTCGCCACGCAGATGAAGTAA
- a CDS encoding enoyl-ACP reductase FabI translates to MADEWVFPKGELMRGKRGLVMGVANDKSIAWGIAQQLAAQGAEIAFTYQGEALEKRIRPLAESVGSQIVLECDASNDAHLDAVFDRLKTSWGKLDFLVHSIAFAEKSELKGSFVENTTRENFLRAMDISAFSFVAAGKRAAKLMDRGGSMVTLTYLGAERVLPSYNTMGVAKAALEACTRYMARDLGPEGKRVNAISAGAMRTLAIAGIQGGRGLISTGREWSVMKEDTSMEGIAGCALWLLSDLGRSTTGEVVHVDAGFHIVGVPDTGGAE, encoded by the coding sequence ATGGCCGACGAGTGGGTGTTTCCGAAGGGCGAGCTGATGCGCGGCAAGCGCGGCCTGGTCATGGGCGTCGCCAACGACAAGTCGATCGCCTGGGGCATCGCCCAGCAACTCGCGGCGCAAGGCGCGGAGATCGCCTTCACCTATCAAGGCGAAGCGCTGGAAAAGCGCATCCGGCCGCTGGCCGAGAGCGTGGGATCGCAGATCGTGCTCGAATGCGACGCGTCCAATGATGCGCACCTCGACGCCGTGTTCGATCGCCTGAAAACAAGCTGGGGTAAGCTCGATTTCCTGGTTCACTCCATCGCCTTCGCCGAAAAGAGCGAACTCAAGGGCTCGTTCGTCGAGAACACGACGCGCGAGAACTTTCTGCGCGCGATGGACATTTCCGCGTTCTCGTTCGTCGCCGCCGGCAAGCGCGCGGCGAAGCTCATGGACCGCGGTGGCTCGATGGTGACGTTGACCTATCTCGGCGCCGAACGCGTGCTGCCGAGCTACAACACGATGGGCGTGGCCAAAGCAGCACTTGAAGCTTGCACGCGCTACATGGCGCGCGATCTCGGCCCCGAAGGCAAACGCGTCAACGCCATCAGCGCCGGCGCCATGCGCACGCTCGCCATCGCCGGCATCCAAGGCGGACGCGGCCTTATCAGCACCGGCCGCGAATGGTCGGTGATGAAGGAAGACACCAGCATGGAAGGCATCGCCGGCTGCGCGCTCTGGCTGCTTTCCGATCTCGGCCGCTCCACCACCGGAGAAGTCGTCCACGTCGACGCCGGCTTCCACATCGTCGGCGTGCCGGATACGGGCGGCGCGGAGTAA
- the fabB gene encoding beta-ketoacyl-ACP synthase I: MRRVVVTGMGIVSSIGNNTQEVLASLREAKSGIRAAPEYAGKGMRCQVHGEPQLKPEDVVDKRNMRFMGEGSGWNFIAMEQAIQDAGLQHDEVSHERTGIIMGSGGPSARAIVQAADTTREKGARRVGPFAVPKAMSSTASATLATPFEIRGVNYSISSACATSAHCIGNSYEMIRDGRQDIMFAGGSEELDWTLSVLFDAMGAMSTKYNDTPEKASRAYDKNRDGFVIAGGAGVLVLEEYQRAKKRGAKIYAELAGYGANSDGHDMVAPSGEGAARCMKMALKYVDRPVDYLNPHGTSTPVGDLKEMEAVRAVFGAKPPMISSTKSLTGHSLGAAGVQEAIYSILMLNNGFACESAHIEELDPAFEDLPILRERVDRELNCVLSNSFGFGGTNASLAFTRVAA; encoded by the coding sequence ATGCGTCGTGTCGTCGTCACCGGCATGGGGATCGTCTCCTCCATCGGCAACAATACGCAGGAAGTGCTGGCGAGCCTCCGCGAAGCCAAGAGCGGCATCCGCGCCGCGCCTGAGTACGCCGGCAAAGGCATGCGCTGTCAGGTTCACGGCGAACCCCAGCTGAAACCCGAAGACGTCGTCGACAAGCGCAACATGCGGTTCATGGGCGAAGGCTCCGGCTGGAATTTCATTGCGATGGAGCAAGCGATTCAGGACGCCGGCTTGCAGCACGACGAAGTCTCCCACGAGCGCACCGGCATCATTATGGGCTCCGGCGGCCCCTCCGCGCGCGCGATCGTGCAAGCGGCGGACACCACGCGTGAAAAAGGCGCCAGGCGCGTGGGGCCATTCGCCGTGCCGAAAGCAATGAGCTCAACGGCAAGCGCCACGCTCGCGACGCCGTTCGAAATTCGCGGCGTGAACTATTCAATCAGCTCGGCCTGTGCAACCAGCGCGCATTGCATCGGCAATTCGTACGAAATGATCCGCGACGGCCGCCAAGACATCATGTTCGCCGGCGGCTCCGAGGAACTGGATTGGACGCTCTCGGTGTTGTTCGACGCCATGGGCGCGATGAGCACCAAGTACAACGACACACCGGAAAAAGCGTCGCGCGCTTACGACAAAAACCGCGACGGCTTCGTCATCGCCGGCGGCGCCGGCGTGCTGGTGTTGGAAGAATACCAACGCGCAAAGAAGCGCGGCGCGAAGATTTACGCCGAACTCGCAGGCTACGGCGCCAACAGCGACGGGCACGACATGGTGGCGCCCTCAGGCGAAGGCGCGGCGCGCTGCATGAAGATGGCGCTCAAATACGTCGATCGTCCGGTCGACTATCTCAACCCGCACGGCACCTCGACACCGGTCGGCGATCTGAAAGAGATGGAAGCCGTGCGCGCCGTGTTCGGCGCCAAGCCGCCGATGATCTCGAGCACCAAGTCCCTCACCGGCCACTCGCTCGGCGCGGCAGGCGTGCAGGAAGCGATCTACTCGATCCTAATGCTGAACAACGGCTTTGCCTGCGAAAGCGCACACATCGAAGAACTCGACCCGGCGTTCGAGGATCTGCCGATCCTGCGTGAGCGCGTCGACCGCGAACTGAACTGCGTGCTGTCGAACTCGTTCGGTTTCGGCGGCACGAACGCCAGCCTCGCCTTCACCCGCGTCGCCGCCTGA
- a CDS encoding PadR family transcriptional regulator has product MRRMFDQGDLKFVVLALIAEKPRHGYEIIKEIESRVGGAYAPSPGVIYPLLTMLEEMGLVELNASEGAKKMFAITEQGKAELETNKANVDALFARIDAARESFSSGRAPQIVRAVENLRLALRLRMERGPLSEAEVEKVAAALDTAAQVIERA; this is encoded by the coding sequence ATGCGCCGCATGTTTGACCAAGGCGACCTGAAGTTCGTTGTCCTGGCGCTGATCGCTGAGAAGCCGCGGCACGGCTACGAGATCATCAAGGAGATCGAGAGTCGCGTTGGCGGCGCCTACGCGCCAAGCCCCGGCGTGATTTACCCGCTGCTGACCATGCTCGAAGAGATGGGCTTGGTGGAACTCAACGCCAGCGAGGGCGCGAAAAAAATGTTCGCCATCACCGAGCAGGGCAAGGCGGAACTCGAAACCAACAAAGCCAATGTCGACGCGCTGTTTGCGCGTATCGATGCGGCGCGTGAAAGTTTCTCAAGCGGCCGTGCGCCCCAGATTGTGCGGGCGGTTGAAAATCTGCGCCTTGCGTTGCGCCTTCGCATGGAACGAGGGCCGCTGAGCGAAGCGGAAGTCGAGAAGGTGGCTGCAGCGTTGGATACAGCAGCGCAAGTGATCGAACGCGCGTAA